Part of the Bacillota bacterium genome, GTTCATGCCGTACAGGCTCGCCACGATGGTCGGCAGCGCCAGCACGATGGTCACCGACGTCAGGAACTTCATCACCATGTTGAGGTTGTTGGAAATGACGGAGGCAAACGCATCCATCATGCCGCTCAAGATGTTGCTGTAAATGTCGGCCATCTCGATAGCCTGCCGGTTTTCCGTGATGACGTCCTCCAGGAGCTCCCTGTCTTCGTCATAAAGTTTGAGCACCGCCGGCGGCGTGATCGTGGCGTCATTGGCGGTGGCGCCGTTCGTGGGGCTGTCGCTTCGCAGGTGCAGCCGCATCAGCTTGTCCATGACGATCTGGTTCGCGCGCAGCGACGTGGTGAAGTAGACGAGGCTCTTGGCCAGTTCCAGGAGCTTGATGAGTTCCTCGTTTTTCAGGGACTGGTGCAGCGCCCGCTCGATCTCGTCGGTTCGCCGGTCGATCTGGCGCAGGTAGCGCAGGAACTGCGCCGCCGTACGGTACAGCACCTGCAGCACGAAAAGCGTTCGCTTGGCCGTGTGAACGCTCGGCTGCTGAACAAGCTGCGCGACGATCTCGTTGGGTTCGAGGCAGACCGTCACCAGGTGGGCAGGGGTGACGATGACGGCAAGCGGCAGGGTCTCATAGCGGGTGAGCGATGGATCGGGCCGCACCACGGGGCAGCGCAGCAACAGCAGCACCCGCTGGCCGTCGACTTCGACGCGGGGCTGTTCCTCGGCGTCGAGGGCCGCCGTCAGGAAATCGGCCGGGATGTCCAGGGCGCTCGCAACCGCGGCCACCTCCTGCTCGCCGGGCGCGACCAGGTTGACCCACGAGTTGCGCTGCGTCATCTCGTCGGCCTGTGTGAGTCTCCCCTCCCGGGTCACATATGCCTTGATCATCCATGGCCACCACCGCCTTCACCAAATGGCACCGCACAACAAAAGCGCATGGGCCCCGCGTCGAACCTGTCGCGGCCCCTATTCGCCGGGCAATCGAGCACACCTTTCGCGTTGCGTGGCGTCTAAGACCCGTGGCGGCTAAGACCCGCCGAGCAGCCGCGTGAGTCGCCTCACTTGCGCTCGGTGTCCTCCGGCCCGATTATACCCTCACGCTGAGCCT contains:
- a CDS encoding magnesium transporter CorA family protein; this encodes MIKAYVTREGRLTQADEMTQRNSWVNLVAPGEQEVAAVASALDIPADFLTAALDAEEQPRVEVDGQRVLLLLRCPVVRPDPSLTRYETLPLAVIVTPAHLVTVCLEPNEIVAQLVQQPSVHTAKRTLFVLQVLYRTAAQFLRYLRQIDRRTDEIERALHQSLKNEELIKLLELAKSLVYFTTSLRANQIVMDKLMRLHLRSDSPTNGATANDATITPPAVLKLYDEDRELLEDVITENRQAIEMADIYSNILSGMMDAFASVISNNLNMVMKFLTSVTIVLALPTIVASLYGMNVPLPMQESPVAFWGVLVSIALLSGAAAWWLARRRMF